A stretch of [Clostridium] scindens DNA encodes these proteins:
- a CDS encoding MerR family transcriptional regulator, protein MNQYRTIDVARMIGIHVNTVRLYEKCGLIPKPERLENGYRVFTDLHVEQFKLARAALKVEVLQNGLRKQAVQIIKVSAAGDYEKAAALTKKYMEQIELEKENAEEAIRITRDILSGIGNKHAQTDRYWNRKETADYLHITIDTLRNWELNGLFTVKRSQNGYRIYSQEDLQRLKIIRSLRCANYSLSAILRMLRALSDDPAVNIREAIDTPSENDDIITACDRLLTSLKEAGENAIYVAGQIEIMKKMSG, encoded by the coding sequence TTGAATCAGTATAGGACGATCGACGTTGCCAGAATGATCGGCATTCATGTAAATACAGTCCGGCTGTATGAAAAATGCGGCTTAATACCCAAGCCAGAACGATTAGAAAATGGGTATCGGGTTTTTACAGATCTGCATGTGGAGCAATTTAAACTGGCACGTGCGGCGCTTAAGGTAGAGGTGCTGCAAAACGGGCTGCGCAAGCAGGCCGTCCAAATCATCAAGGTGTCCGCCGCCGGCGATTATGAAAAGGCCGCGGCATTGACAAAGAAGTACATGGAACAGATTGAGCTGGAAAAAGAAAATGCGGAAGAAGCGATAAGAATCACCCGCGATATTCTATCCGGCATTGGGAACAAACACGCCCAGACAGACCGGTATTGGAACAGGAAGGAGACTGCTGATTATCTCCATATAACGATAGATACGCTTCGGAACTGGGAATTAAACGGCCTTTTTACTGTTAAACGATCCCAAAATGGATATCGAATATACAGCCAGGAGGACTTGCAGAGGCTAAAAATCATCCGTTCCCTACGCTGCGCGAATTATTCCCTATCCGCCATACTACGAATGCTGCGGGCATTGTCCGATGATCCAGCGGTCAATATCCGGGAAGCCATAGATACGCCAAGCGAGAATGATGATATCATTACCGCCTGCGACCGGCTGCTTACATCTTTAAAAGAAGCCGGCGAGAACGCCATCTATGTGGCCGGTCAGATCGAGATCATGAAGAAAATGTCTGGATAA
- a CDS encoding AraC family transcriptional regulator produces the protein MEWDEKLQLIVDYIEKHLQRMQEPINPQEVAEIAGCSFGFFQKVFSYMNGISFSEYVRSRKLTLAGYDLKSTDKKVVDISYQYGYDSPTSFTKAFQQFHGLTPKEARRGNARLRVVPKMQMSVKQQYSWRLEEKPAFRLIGKSIRCSDGEQYKKVPEFWSDCQKNGTFSKLVTLDNMAQAGLFGIFQYVKPGSSKEIEYSIMAASDGELPEGFREIWIPESVWAVFDCKGAVPQAIQNGWKYLEEEWLAKYPFPHASCPELEWYSSGNSYDRDYLSQIWIPVIDESL, from the coding sequence ATGGAGTGGGATGAAAAATTGCAGCTGATCGTGGACTACATAGAAAAACATTTGCAGCGGATGCAGGAACCGATCAATCCGCAGGAAGTTGCAGAGATTGCAGGATGTTCCTTTGGATTTTTCCAAAAGGTATTCTCGTATATGAATGGCATTAGTTTTTCAGAATATGTACGGTCCAGAAAACTTACGTTAGCGGGATATGATCTAAAAAGCACGGATAAGAAGGTGGTAGATATCAGCTATCAATATGGGTATGATTCTCCCACCTCGTTTACAAAGGCATTCCAGCAATTTCATGGCTTAACGCCAAAGGAAGCGCGGAGAGGAAACGCGAGACTACGGGTAGTGCCTAAGATGCAGATGTCCGTAAAACAGCAATATTCCTGGAGGCTGGAAGAAAAGCCGGCCTTCCGGCTGATAGGAAAGAGCATCCGGTGTTCTGATGGAGAGCAGTATAAAAAAGTACCGGAATTCTGGAGCGACTGTCAAAAAAATGGCACGTTTTCCAAATTAGTCACTCTGGATAACATGGCACAGGCCGGACTGTTTGGCATATTCCAATATGTAAAGCCTGGTTCTTCAAAGGAAATAGAATATTCTATCATGGCAGCATCGGATGGAGAGTTGCCGGAGGGGTTCCGGGAGATATGGATACCCGAATCCGTATGGGCCGTATTTGACTGCAAGGGGGCCGTCCCCCAGGCGATTCAAAATGGGTGGAAGTATCTGGAGGAGGAGTGGCTTGCGAAATATCCTTTTCCACATGCAAGCTGCCCGGAACTGGAATGGTACAGCAGTGGAAACTCTTATGACAGGGATTATCTGAGCCAGATTTGGATCCCAGTGATAGACGAGTCACTATAA
- a CDS encoding GyrI-like domain-containing protein, producing MDLPFYIENRDSFRVVGYLMKTTNQKGQGRKEIPLHWSNFRKDNLETRMLALAEQKADGLFGINLYNKDLADSRKFEYMIAVPSDEEAPEELTEYTVPAMTWAVFPCTRETIGKTEGQAITKWLPKSKYRPLNKGYITGRMKSKAPDIEYYGKDGYAEVWIAVREK from the coding sequence ATGGATTTACCTTTTTATATAGAAAACAGAGACAGCTTTCGCGTTGTCGGATACTTGATGAAGACGACAAACCAGAAGGGGCAGGGGAGAAAAGAGATTCCGCTGCATTGGTCAAACTTTCGCAAGGACAACCTAGAAACCCGTATGCTTGCATTAGCAGAACAGAAGGCTGATGGATTATTCGGCATTAATCTCTATAATAAGGATTTGGCGGATTCCAGGAAATTCGAGTATATGATAGCGGTTCCAAGCGATGAGGAGGCACCGGAAGAACTTACCGAATATACCGTACCAGCCATGACTTGGGCAGTATTTCCGTGCACCAGGGAAACCATCGGGAAAACCGAAGGTCAGGCAATCACGAAATGGCTGCCAAAATCGAAATACAGGCCGTTAAACAAAGGCTATATCACAGGCAGGATGAAGTCCAAAGCGCCTGATATTGAGTATTATGGCAAGGATGGCTATGCAGAGGTCTGGATTGCAGTAAGAGAAAAATAA